The following proteins are co-located in the Legionella busanensis genome:
- the era gene encoding GTPase Era produces the protein MTSYCGYIALVGRPNVGKSTLLNHILQCKVSITSRKPQTTRHSILGIHTVDEYQFVYVDTPGIHQNQKKAINRLMNKTASSVLRDVDVAVFIVDGTHWTEEDEKVLKLIAQAEVPCILAINKIDKIADKGQLLPWIEKISQYHSFAAIIPLSAKTGAQVEELQKCLKDFLPEGPHLFADDQFTDRSTRFLCAELIREKVFRLCGQEIPYSTTVEIESFKEEEKLVRIHALIMLDKANHKPIIIGEKGQKLKDIATAARLDIEKLLGKKVFLQCWCKIKSGWSDNERFLKQLGYD, from the coding sequence ATGACAAGTTATTGTGGTTATATTGCTTTAGTAGGTAGGCCGAATGTTGGTAAGTCAACACTACTTAATCATATTTTACAGTGCAAAGTTAGCATTACTTCTCGAAAGCCCCAAACAACTAGGCACAGTATTTTAGGTATTCACACTGTCGATGAGTATCAATTTGTGTATGTTGACACGCCGGGTATCCATCAGAACCAAAAAAAAGCCATTAATCGCCTCATGAATAAAACAGCAAGTAGTGTATTGCGTGATGTTGATGTGGCTGTATTTATAGTCGATGGGACGCATTGGACAGAAGAAGATGAAAAGGTCTTAAAATTAATTGCACAAGCAGAAGTTCCTTGTATTTTAGCAATTAATAAAATAGATAAAATTGCAGATAAAGGGCAGTTATTACCTTGGATAGAGAAAATAAGTCAATATCATTCGTTTGCTGCTATCATTCCTTTATCTGCAAAAACAGGTGCTCAGGTTGAAGAATTGCAAAAGTGCCTTAAAGATTTTCTGCCGGAGGGGCCGCATTTATTTGCTGATGATCAGTTTACTGATCGTTCTACTCGCTTTTTATGTGCAGAATTGATTCGCGAAAAGGTATTTCGCCTTTGCGGACAAGAAATTCCTTATTCAACCACTGTTGAAATTGAATCTTTCAAAGAAGAAGAAAAATTAGTACGTATTCATGCTTTAATTATGTTGGATAAAGCTAATCACAAGCCTATTATTATCGGTGAAAAAGGTCAGAAACTTAAAGACATTGCTACAGCGGCACGATTGGATATTGAAAAATTATTAGGTAAAAAGGTATTTCTCCAATGCTGGTGTAAAATAAAGTCTGGTTGGTCTGACAATGAGCGTTTCTTAAAACAATTAGGTTATGACTAA
- a CDS encoding 2-oxoacid:acceptor oxidoreductase subunit alpha, which yields MSMNDAIIIRLTGDSGDGVQLLGEQLTITAALTGRDVRTLPDFPAEIRAPAGTVSGVSGFQLAMAEEAIFTAGEELDVLVALNPAALKNSISYLSQGGLLIINEDSFQEKDWQKAGLTDSFLEEKKALYQVISLPLISHTLNALQELDISHAQAKKAKNFYILGLVLWLFDLPTDNCLSFIKKKFKTNPLMAKANELTLLAGYNYAMTLELSRQHFMLGQVSREQGEYRQITGVEAISLAVATLAVKTKTPLLVAGYPITPSSAILHECAKLVDYGVQLLQAEDEIAAMGACLGAAFGGCLAMTCTSGPGLDLKSESLGLAVVTELPVVLIDVQRAGASTGLPTKMGQSDLRQALYGRHGEAPLPVIAARSPADCFATILEAFKIAVSYMTPVIVLLDAYLANAAEPWKIPSVESIEVPNLQFNRFAKPYARDEYFVRSWNIPGSPGYIHQIGGLEKEGEEGKVSYDPDNHQKMINLRAQKIAGIAREYTALTIEGDEQASTLLIGWGSTYGSLKSTVKQAREDGLPLALLHLRHLNPLPNELGNLLARYKKVFVVELNSGQLCQIIRAEYLVDAYSISQSNGQPFTVSTLLKAIKMELNYEQQLQT from the coding sequence ATGTCAATGAATGACGCAATTATTATTCGTTTAACTGGCGATTCAGGTGACGGTGTACAACTTTTAGGTGAGCAGTTAACTATAACTGCTGCCTTAACTGGACGTGATGTACGAACCTTACCTGATTTTCCCGCCGAAATTAGAGCACCAGCCGGTACTGTCTCTGGTGTTTCTGGTTTTCAGCTTGCAATGGCTGAGGAAGCTATTTTTACTGCTGGTGAGGAACTCGATGTTTTAGTTGCTTTAAATCCTGCCGCTTTAAAAAATTCAATTTCCTACTTGTCTCAAGGTGGATTATTAATTATTAATGAAGATAGCTTTCAGGAAAAAGATTGGCAAAAAGCCGGGCTTACCGATAGTTTTTTAGAAGAGAAGAAAGCTCTTTATCAAGTCATTAGTTTACCTTTAATAAGTCATACCTTAAATGCCTTACAAGAACTTGATATAAGTCATGCTCAAGCTAAAAAAGCAAAAAATTTTTACATACTGGGTTTGGTTTTATGGTTATTTGATTTGCCAACAGACAATTGCCTTTCCTTTATTAAGAAAAAATTTAAAACAAATCCTTTAATGGCTAAAGCAAATGAATTAACTTTGCTTGCTGGTTATAATTATGCCATGACGCTTGAATTAAGTCGTCAGCATTTTATGCTTGGCCAGGTAAGCCGAGAACAAGGTGAATATAGACAAATAACCGGTGTTGAGGCAATTAGCCTTGCGGTCGCGACGCTTGCTGTAAAAACCAAAACACCCTTACTTGTAGCAGGATATCCAATTACTCCCTCCTCAGCTATTTTACATGAATGCGCTAAATTAGTTGATTATGGTGTGCAATTATTGCAAGCCGAAGATGAAATTGCAGCGATGGGTGCCTGCCTGGGTGCTGCATTTGGCGGTTGTTTAGCAATGACATGTACATCAGGTCCTGGCCTTGACTTAAAAAGTGAAAGCTTAGGGCTTGCTGTTGTTACTGAACTTCCGGTTGTACTCATTGATGTACAAAGGGCAGGCGCTTCTACCGGGTTACCTACTAAGATGGGACAAAGTGATTTAAGGCAGGCTTTGTATGGTCGTCACGGTGAAGCGCCACTGCCGGTGATTGCAGCTCGCTCGCCGGCTGATTGTTTTGCTACTATTCTTGAAGCATTTAAAATAGCGGTGTCTTATATGACGCCTGTTATTGTATTATTAGATGCTTATTTAGCTAATGCAGCTGAGCCTTGGAAAATCCCGTCTGTAGAATCGATTGAAGTTCCTAATCTACAATTTAATCGATTTGCTAAACCTTATGCGCGAGACGAATATTTTGTGCGGAGTTGGAATATACCCGGTAGTCCTGGCTATATTCATCAAATAGGCGGGCTTGAGAAAGAGGGTGAGGAAGGTAAAGTCAGTTACGATCCTGATAATCACCAAAAAATGATTAATTTACGAGCACAAAAAATAGCAGGCATTGCTCGAGAATATACGGCATTAACCATAGAAGGTGATGAACAAGCTAGCACATTATTAATTGGGTGGGGCAGTACATATGGAAGTTTAAAATCTACTGTTAAGCAGGCGAGAGAGGATGGATTACCTTTAGCTTTATTACATCTGCGTCATTTAAACCCGTTACCTAATGAATTAGGTAATCTACTTGCTCGTTATAAAAAAGTCTTTGTTGTGGAATTAAATTCA
- a CDS encoding polysaccharide biosynthesis/export family protein, whose amino-acid sequence MKKLILLMLIFLPLIAFTEEIKKAQEPILSSMDQVRNTSIEQAKITTDKPLSATGFSASSNSADNGDDVADDDETNIYLKSTTHMGDVINQRLPVFGRNLFGRQCEQLHQARFFNPRYRLTVGDEVNIQIWGAYQLSQKVIVDSQGNIFIPELGPVKVEGIENQKLNDVIQQHMKKSFKKGVNLYADLVTAQPVQVYVAGFVNSPGLYDGLSSDSVIYFLCSAGGINLDEGSFRDIAVIRNGKRLRHVDLYDFLFKGNVNPFQLHQGDTILVRAQKYSITVAGDVKSPYQYELLEKEIPLSSLMRLANVEPTATYVRIQRNQGMKPTFIYEQIHQSKPVKIKAGDRITFVADKEVRQTLITVKGQVKGPHQYVVIQGTTLAQFIKTLPIASNANLDNLQLFRESVAKQQKEALHASLSRLQRQTMTGETLTGDDAKLQEARSELITKFVQEAKQVETRGQVVVGEQNHWDKIILQNNDVINIPIKSSVVTVSGDVVNSISLTVNPRYRLIDYINAAGGFQKTANQAEFLLVRQSGQVQLVKHNWHSGQVDLKGGDQLIVLPKQTESGMKMTGMMTSIIYQLALAAKVAIAI is encoded by the coding sequence ATGAAGAAGTTGATCTTATTAATGTTAATTTTTTTACCCTTGATAGCTTTTACTGAGGAAATTAAAAAAGCCCAAGAACCTATTCTTTCTTCAATGGATCAAGTCAGAAATACATCGATTGAGCAAGCCAAAATTACCACGGATAAGCCTTTATCAGCCACAGGATTTTCAGCTTCCTCTAATAGTGCAGATAATGGAGATGATGTTGCTGATGATGATGAAACAAACATCTATTTAAAATCAACAACGCACATGGGTGATGTCATCAATCAGCGTTTACCGGTTTTTGGTCGCAATTTATTTGGCAGGCAGTGCGAGCAATTACATCAAGCACGTTTTTTTAATCCACGCTATCGACTTACTGTCGGCGATGAGGTCAATATACAAATTTGGGGAGCATATCAGCTATCTCAAAAAGTTATTGTTGATAGTCAAGGGAATATCTTTATTCCTGAATTGGGTCCGGTAAAAGTTGAGGGCATTGAAAATCAAAAATTAAATGATGTTATCCAGCAACATATGAAAAAGAGCTTTAAAAAAGGGGTAAATCTTTATGCTGATCTAGTTACAGCGCAACCTGTACAAGTCTATGTTGCAGGTTTTGTAAATTCTCCCGGATTGTATGACGGACTATCTTCAGACTCTGTCATCTATTTTCTGTGTTCAGCCGGAGGTATTAATTTAGATGAAGGCAGTTTTAGAGATATTGCCGTAATTCGTAATGGTAAGCGTCTTCGTCATGTTGATTTATATGATTTTCTCTTTAAGGGTAATGTTAATCCATTTCAACTACATCAAGGTGATACCATTTTAGTTAGAGCTCAAAAATATAGTATTACGGTGGCAGGGGATGTCAAAAGTCCCTATCAATACGAGCTATTAGAAAAAGAGATACCATTGTCCTCATTAATGAGGTTAGCTAATGTTGAGCCCACTGCAACTTATGTACGTATTCAGCGCAATCAAGGCATGAAGCCTACGTTTATTTATGAGCAAATTCATCAATCCAAACCCGTTAAAATCAAAGCCGGGGATAGAATTACCTTTGTTGCTGATAAAGAAGTTCGGCAAACTTTAATTACAGTAAAAGGGCAAGTTAAAGGGCCGCATCAATATGTTGTGATACAGGGTACGACATTAGCTCAATTTATAAAAACACTGCCAATTGCATCGAATGCTAATTTAGATAACTTACAATTGTTTCGAGAATCAGTGGCCAAACAGCAGAAAGAGGCACTCCACGCGAGCCTTTCACGTTTACAACGACAAACAATGACGGGCGAAACATTAACAGGTGATGATGCAAAATTGCAGGAAGCACGTTCTGAATTAATTACTAAATTTGTGCAAGAAGCAAAACAGGTGGAGACCCGAGGGCAGGTAGTTGTCGGTGAGCAAAATCATTGGGATAAAATTATTTTGCAAAATAATGATGTGATTAATATTCCAATTAAATCCTCTGTAGTGACAGTCAGTGGTGATGTTGTTAATTCTATTTCACTTACGGTTAATCCTAGGTATAGGCTCATTGATTATATTAATGCTGCTGGCGGTTTTCAAAAAACAGCTAATCAAGCAGAATTTTTATTAGTCAGACAAAGTGGCCAAGTGCAGTTGGTTAAACATAATTGGCATTCAGGTCAAGTCGATTTAAAAGGAGGCGACCAACTGATTGTTTTACCTAAACAAACTGAAAGTGGAATGAAAATGACAGGTATGATGACCTCCATCATTTATCAGCTAGCCCTGGCAGCCAAAGTAGCAATAGCTATTTAG
- the recO gene encoding DNA repair protein RecO — translation MTNIPLYAWLLHKQPLGDTSLKATFYSCEQGIISCVYKGGRLPNKQTLLQPFIPLWLSVTQQPRSRWNYINQLENTAAPLILKGSALFAGLYINELIFYLLNNAESQPTFYENYEYTLQILATRHERLEIEATLRRFEYRLLEVCGYAFSYEHEAYSFELIDVKKQYTFVAGQGFVLAKEGLLGKDIIALGNGQLNDPHQLKMAKYIMRQAINHALDGRRLISRSLFKVGAK, via the coding sequence ATGACTAATATTCCTCTTTATGCCTGGTTGCTTCATAAGCAACCCCTAGGTGATACAAGTCTTAAAGCTACATTTTATTCTTGCGAGCAAGGGATAATTTCTTGTGTTTATAAAGGCGGCCGCTTACCCAATAAGCAAACTCTTCTCCAACCTTTTATACCTTTATGGTTATCAGTTACTCAGCAACCAAGATCGCGCTGGAATTATATCAACCAGCTAGAGAATACCGCTGCACCTTTAATATTGAAAGGGAGCGCATTGTTTGCAGGGCTTTACATTAATGAACTTATCTTTTATCTATTAAATAATGCTGAGTCTCAACCAACTTTTTATGAGAATTATGAATATACTTTGCAAATCCTGGCCACGCGTCATGAGCGATTAGAAATCGAAGCAACCCTACGCCGTTTTGAATATCGTTTATTAGAAGTTTGCGGTTATGCTTTTTCTTATGAACATGAAGCTTATTCATTTGAATTAATTGATGTAAAAAAACAATATACTTTCGTTGCAGGACAAGGTTTTGTTCTGGCTAAGGAAGGGCTGTTAGGCAAGGATATAATAGCGCTTGGTAACGGGCAGTTAAATGATCCTCATCAGTTAAAAATGGCAAAATATATTATGCGTCAAGCTATTAATCATGCTTTAGACGGCCGTAGATTAATCTCAAGAAGCTTATTTAAAGTAGGCGCAAAGTAG
- the pdxJ gene encoding pyridoxine 5'-phosphate synthase produces MKEILLGVNIDHIATVRQARGTRYPDPVQAAIEAEEAGADGITLHMREDLRHIQARDVQLIKQVLQTRMNLELAVTDAMLDFAEEILPEHSCFVPEKRAELTTEGGLDVRNNFDLVTRAVKRMQRLGSEVSLFIDPDTKQIDAAAETGAPVIEIHTGAYADAATPELQKEELARIKEAAKYAAKLGLIVNAGHGLNYQNVKPIAAIAELHELNIGHAIIARALFTGLKDAVRHMRQLMVEARNYVNE; encoded by the coding sequence ATGAAAGAAATTTTATTAGGCGTTAATATTGATCATATTGCAACAGTAAGGCAAGCACGCGGCACGCGCTATCCTGATCCTGTGCAAGCAGCTATTGAAGCGGAAGAAGCAGGTGCTGATGGTATTACCTTGCATATGCGTGAAGATTTACGTCATATTCAAGCGCGTGATGTACAATTAATTAAACAGGTGTTGCAGACAAGAATGAATTTAGAATTAGCAGTGACTGATGCTATGCTAGATTTTGCTGAAGAAATTTTGCCTGAGCATTCTTGTTTCGTACCTGAAAAACGCGCCGAGCTTACGACCGAAGGCGGTTTAGATGTTAGAAATAATTTTGATTTAGTAACTCGTGCTGTCAAGCGTATGCAACGTTTAGGTAGTGAGGTATCTTTATTTATTGATCCAGATACAAAACAAATTGATGCAGCCGCTGAAACAGGTGCGCCCGTTATTGAGATTCACACAGGTGCTTATGCAGATGCTGCAACGCCTGAACTACAGAAAGAAGAATTGGCTAGAATTAAAGAGGCGGCTAAATATGCAGCAAAACTTGGTTTAATTGTTAATGCAGGACATGGTTTAAATTATCAGAATGTTAAACCTATTGCTGCAATTGCCGAATTACATGAATTAAATATTGGCCATGCCATTATTGCCCGAGCGCTTTTTACTGGTTTAAAGGATGCAGTAAGGCATATGCGCCAGCTAATGGTGGAAGCTAGAAATTATGTCAATGAATGA